The following proteins come from a genomic window of Pyxidicoccus sp. MSG2:
- the glsA gene encoding glutaminase A, whose amino-acid sequence MTQAARCRSRWLLSTLLLTLGGAGTALGGAPQTKTSPASARPAASPAPGSELPSEQEIHQALQRAHQAFANDKEGKNADYIPYLAKVDSKLYGLALVTVDGRVFVEGQAQAPFPIESVSKPFTLARLMEEVGAQKVEDTIGVDATGQPFNSIVAIEMNDDHRAGNPLVNAGAITTVSMLPARTPEERWKKINDTFAAFAGEPLPVNNEVYKSETATNTRNQSISALLESYKVLGSPREQALDLYTRQCSLDVTAKQLATMGATLANGGVNPVTGQRVVSPDTARRTLALMATNGLYENTGEWLYRTGAPAKSGVGGGIVAVVPGRYAIAVFSPPLDEAGNSVRAQKAITQVINTLGGNLYAAKPIPSAGSATGGSGTSGPERP is encoded by the coding sequence ATGACGCAGGCCGCACGATGCCGGAGCCGCTGGCTCCTCTCCACCCTCCTGCTCACCCTGGGCGGCGCGGGCACCGCGCTGGGCGGCGCGCCCCAGACGAAGACTTCCCCGGCGTCCGCCCGCCCGGCGGCCTCCCCCGCCCCGGGGTCCGAGCTCCCCTCCGAGCAGGAGATCCACCAGGCCCTCCAGCGGGCCCACCAGGCCTTCGCCAACGACAAGGAGGGCAAGAACGCGGACTACATCCCCTACCTCGCGAAGGTGGACTCGAAGCTGTACGGCCTCGCGCTCGTCACCGTCGACGGACGGGTGTTCGTCGAGGGGCAGGCGCAGGCGCCCTTCCCCATCGAGTCCGTGTCCAAGCCCTTCACCCTGGCGCGGCTCATGGAGGAGGTGGGCGCGCAGAAGGTGGAGGACACGATTGGCGTGGACGCCACCGGCCAGCCCTTCAACTCCATCGTCGCCATCGAGATGAACGACGACCACCGGGCCGGCAACCCGCTCGTCAATGCGGGCGCCATCACCACCGTGAGCATGCTGCCGGCCCGCACGCCCGAGGAACGCTGGAAGAAGATCAACGACACCTTCGCCGCGTTCGCCGGCGAGCCGCTGCCGGTCAACAATGAGGTCTACAAGTCGGAGACGGCCACCAACACGCGCAACCAGTCCATCTCCGCGCTGCTGGAGTCCTACAAGGTGCTCGGCTCCCCGCGAGAACAGGCGCTGGACCTGTACACGCGACAGTGCTCCCTGGACGTGACGGCGAAGCAGCTCGCCACCATGGGCGCCACGCTGGCCAATGGCGGCGTCAACCCGGTGACGGGCCAGCGCGTGGTGAGCCCGGACACGGCGCGGCGGACGCTGGCGTTGATGGCCACCAACGGCCTCTATGAGAACACCGGCGAGTGGCTCTACCGGACGGGCGCGCCGGCCAAGAGCGGCGTGGGAGGTGGCATCGTCGCGGTGGTGCCCGGCCGCTACGCCATCGCCGTGTTCTCGCCCCCACTGGACGAGGCCGGCAACAGCGTGCGCGCGCAGAAGGCCATCACCCAGGTCATCAACACGCTGGGGGGCAACCTGTATGCCGCGAAGCCCATCCCCAGCGCCGGGTCCGCGACGGGAGGCTCCGGCACGAGCGGCCCGGAGCGCCCCTGA